The DNA region ATCAGTAAGCTCTCAGAAGAAAGTAGTTGAGATAAGTGTGGATGCTTGAGAATATTTAACCGCGAATCTCCGCGAATTCCCGCGAATCGCATTTTTTCTTGCACCGTCGTGCTCTGCTCCGGCGTATCGCCTGCGCAGAAATCGCACGCCGTCTGGAAAAATGCTGTCGAAAAAACCGGCGTGCCGGTTTTTCTATCATTTCATTATATCTCATAATTGTTACGGGAAATATGTGGGACTTCAAATCAGATGTCAGGGTTTGGATGGAATATTCTAATTACCGTTGATTTAATCTGGGAAAAGCAGATGTTATTTGAGACCTAATTTTAATCCAAATTATTATTTTGATAAGAATAGACATAATCAGATTGGTAATATAATGAAAATAATTACTTGGAATTGTGGTGGTAATTTTAGAAAGAAATTCAGGTATATTGAAAAGTATAATGCTGATATTTTAGTAATCCAGGAATGTGAATCTATAGATAAAATACAGTCTGCTAATCAGACAATAGTTATCAAGTACAATGTTGAATGGATTAATGACGGCTCTCAGCGAACCGATAAAGGGCTTGGCATATTTCTTAAAAAAGGCGTTGTATTTAAGAAACAAAACTGGGAAACATTTGGTCTGAATCATTATCTTGCTGTAAAAATTGAAAATAAATTTGATTTGATTGGGATATGGACGGAGAATCCGGGATATATTCGGGATGCATGTGTGTATCTCCAAATGTATGAGAAATTGTTTACGAATAAATCTGAGAATGTTCTTTTATGTGGTGATTTAAACTCATTTAAAAAGGATAAATATACCTCGAAAACGAAAAACATTGAAACATATTTCAAAAAATTATATGAAATGAATATTCATAGTTGTTATCATTACACATACGATAAAGAACTCGGGGATAAAGAAGAGTTAAAAACTTTCATATCCCCGAATGGAAAGAGGTATCATATTGATTATATTTTTACAAACATGGAATATTCAGGTTTTTTCATTGATGATTTCGATAATTTTAAAGTAAGTGGGAAGAATATAAGCGATCATGTGCCTTTAGGTGTAAATCTGGATATATAAGTTGGTATCGAGATAGATTCCAGAGAATTAGAAGCAATAAGAGCAACTAAAAAAACCTCTTCCTTTAGTCATCCGCCCCCGTCCCCCTTTTCGTGCATTTCGTTGATTTTTGTGAGTTTTGTGTGGGGGCGGGGAGGGTACAATTTGCATCTGCCTAACAACCAATCTATCTATTTTTCGTGTTTTCGTGTGTTTTTCGTGAATTTCGTGTGATGAGCGGGTTGGAGACGAAGTCGACGAACTTAGCTGAGCATGGCAAATGCCTTGCGAGAATGCGCACATCAAAAAGAGTCCAGTACACGAAACCAAAGTACAATCAAAAAAGCTCAACGTCGGAAAAATGAATGGAGGTATATTTTACAGAACCTATGATCGGACAAATCCCACTCGACAGTCCTATTCGTAGGACAGACTCTATCTAACACGTCTTTAAATAAGAGCCGCACCCTATATCTTCCTATGATAAATGTTGGTGTACTTGGCGCGACCGGCGCGGTCGGTCAGCGGTTTGTACAGTTGCTCGCAGACCACCCCTGGTTCAACCTGACCACGCTTACGGCTTCCGACCGTTCGGCAGGAAAAACCTACGGCTCGGTGGTAAACTGGCGGCTCGACTCACCCTTTCCGGACTCTTCAGCCGAACTCATCGTCTCGCCGACGACCGTCGACGCGGTAAAAGACTGCGATGTTGTCTTCTCAGCTCTGCCGGCTGATATCGCCACCAAACTCGAGACCGACATCGCCGATGCCGGAGTCGGTGTCTGCAGTAACGCAAGTTCCCACCGAATGGAAGCCGATGTCCCGCTGATGATCGCCGAGGTCAACCCCGAACACGCCGCACTCATCGACGTGCAGCGTAAGAAGGGCCGCGACGGGTTCATCGTAACCAATCCGAACTGTTCGACCATCATGCTTGCAACGGCGCTGGCTCCGTTACGGAAGTTCCCCTTCACAAACATCAATGTCGCAACCATGCAGGCGATCTCCGGTGCTGGATTTGAGGGCGTGCCTGCTTTCAGCATCTACGACAACGTGATCCCCTATATCGGCAGCGAAGAGGAGAAGATGGCCCGCGAGGCAAATAAGATCCTCGGGATCCTCGAAGGCGGCAAGATCACCGGTGCTCCGTTCACTGTCTCCGCATCCTGCAACCGCGTGCCGGTCATCGACGGACACACGCTCAATGTCTGGATCGACATCAAGGCAACGCCTGCAGAGGTCATTGACGCATTCAAGACCTGGCAGCCTCCGTTCTCGGGTCTGCCGACCCAGCCGGACCACACCGTCCTCTACCTCGATCAGGAAAACCGCCCGCAGCCAAGACTCGACCGGAACCGCGGAAATGCCATGACGGTCTCCGTTGGCAGAGTCCGGGAAGGAATCCGCTTCGTTGCGATGGGTCACAACACCATCCGCGGTGCCGCCGGCGCCTCCGTCTTAAATGCAGAACTGCTGCATACGATGAAATATATCTGAGAATCCCCAATATACTAGATAAATGGACGACAACACGGTATTAATCGGCACAAAACCCCTGATGAGTTATGTACTTGCCGTCGTTACGCAGTTCAACAACGGGAAGTCCGAGGTCGTTATCAAAGCAAGGGGGAAAGCCATCGTGCGGGCGGTCGATACTGCGGAGGTGTCGACCCGCCAGTTCCTTACCGGTGTTGTCAAAAAAAATATCTCAATATCTACGGATTCGGTTGAAACAGACGAGGGACCTGCAAATGTCTCTTCGATAGAGATCGTTCTGCAGAAGTCGTAACAGGTTATGGTCCCGATCGCCGTCTGGATCCTTGCAGCTGTTTTTTGTCTGATCGTTGTCAGGCGTATCGGCGGGGTGCGTCTTCCGATCTGGGGGATCATGACTGCCGGAGCTTTTGCCGCCCTGATCCTCGGCACGATCTCGATTCGGGATGCGTTTTTTTCGATCAATTACATCGTCATCCTCTTTCTCTTGGGGATGTTCGTTTTCGGAGCGGCTCTCGAAAAGTCCGGTCTCCTGCATCTGGCATCTCTGAAGGGGTTTGCCCGTGCAGCGACAAAAAAAGCGGTTCTTTTCTGGTTTATTCTGTTAATGGCGATCTTCTCAGCATTTCTGATGAATGATACCGTGGCAATAATCGGAACGACGGTCGCGCTTTTCTGTGCGGCAAAATATAAGATGCCGGTCAAAACGATGCTCTTTGCATTGTGTTTTGCGGTAACGTTTGGGAGCTGCATGACCCCTATTGGAAACCCGCAGAACCTGCTTGTAGCCCTTTCCGGAGGAGTGCCGTTTGCGTTTTTGCAGTTCCTGCTCTATCTTGTCGTTCCGTCGGTGATCTGCCTGTATATTTTGTATAGGATCCTTCTTTTGACGATCACCGATCCCGATTCGTCGGTCGTGCAGGAGAGTGAAGAGGTGATCTTCGATGAGAGTCTTACCCGGCTTACGAAGATCGCATTGAGGCTTGTCCTCATCGCGGTCGCCTGCCAGATCGTTCTTTCGTTTGTCGGGATCGAGATGCCGTTCGTGATTATCGCGGCCGCGGCGGCCTTGCCCCTCCTCCTTTTTTCCCGGAGACGGGTGGAACTTCTCCGGGCCGTGGACTGGTCGACGCTTCTGTTCTTTGCGTCCATGTTCGTTTTGATGGCGGCGGTCTGGAACTCCGGCTTCATCCAGACCATCCTGCCGTCGGAAATCTCATCGATCCCCGTCCTGTTCGCATCGGCGGTCATCGTGTCCCAGTTCATCTCGAACGTGCCCTTCGTGGCACTGGTTCTCCCGCTCCTGGAAGGGTCGGGCATTCCTTTGTATATGACGCTCGTTGCCGGATGCACGGCCGCCGGCTCCCTTACGATCATCGGCGCCGCTTCGACCGTGATCATTCTCCAGCATGCGGAAAAAAACGGCAAGACCTTTTCCTTCCTGGAGTTTTTCAGAATGGGGCTGCCGATGACCCTGGTCGCGGCCGCGGTGTACATTGGGTGGATCTTCTGTATCGGGCTGCTGATGGGCTGAACCTGATCTAAAAAAGGCGGGGGGATCTGGATTTTCGTTAGGATGGTTTCACTTAGTCATCTTTGATTTTAAGGCTTTTCTAAACATCTTCTGGCATCTTTGGTAGGTCCAATAAATCCATTATCTCGTTAAGTAGATTTTCAGCGTCGCCGTTCTCTATCCTCGTCGCTTTATTTTTATTATCTAATTCTAATTTCTTCTTCTTGACTATCTTTATCACATTCTCATAATTACTCGCATGTTGAATAAGTAGATTACTTTTATTCTCTGACTCATATAATTTCTTTGTTATTTCTGTATTTTTCGTCTTTTCCAAGCTCAAATCAGCCATAGATGCCGAAA from Methanocorpusculum labreanum Z includes:
- a CDS encoding endonuclease/exonuclease/phosphatase family protein, which codes for MKIITWNCGGNFRKKFRYIEKYNADILVIQECESIDKIQSANQTIVIKYNVEWINDGSQRTDKGLGIFLKKGVVFKKQNWETFGLNHYLAVKIENKFDLIGIWTENPGYIRDACVYLQMYEKLFTNKSENVLLCGDLNSFKKDKYTSKTKNIETYFKKLYEMNIHSCYHYTYDKELGDKEELKTFISPNGKRYHIDYIFTNMEYSGFFIDDFDNFKVSGKNISDHVPLGVNLDI
- the asd gene encoding aspartate-semialdehyde dehydrogenase, with amino-acid sequence MINVGVLGATGAVGQRFVQLLADHPWFNLTTLTASDRSAGKTYGSVVNWRLDSPFPDSSAELIVSPTTVDAVKDCDVVFSALPADIATKLETDIADAGVGVCSNASSHRMEADVPLMIAEVNPEHAALIDVQRKKGRDGFIVTNPNCSTIMLATALAPLRKFPFTNINVATMQAISGAGFEGVPAFSIYDNVIPYIGSEEEKMAREANKILGILEGGKITGAPFTVSASCNRVPVIDGHTLNVWIDIKATPAEVIDAFKTWQPPFSGLPTQPDHTVLYLDQENRPQPRLDRNRGNAMTVSVGRVREGIRFVAMGHNTIRGAAGASVLNAELLHTMKYI
- the albA gene encoding DNA-binding protein Alba, which gives rise to MDDNTVLIGTKPLMSYVLAVVTQFNNGKSEVVIKARGKAIVRAVDTAEVSTRQFLTGVVKKNISISTDSVETDEGPANVSSIEIVLQKS
- a CDS encoding ArsB/NhaD family transporter, giving the protein MVPIAVWILAAVFCLIVVRRIGGVRLPIWGIMTAGAFAALILGTISIRDAFFSINYIVILFLLGMFVFGAALEKSGLLHLASLKGFARAATKKAVLFWFILLMAIFSAFLMNDTVAIIGTTVALFCAAKYKMPVKTMLFALCFAVTFGSCMTPIGNPQNLLVALSGGVPFAFLQFLLYLVVPSVICLYILYRILLLTITDPDSSVVQESEEVIFDESLTRLTKIALRLVLIAVACQIVLSFVGIEMPFVIIAAAAALPLLLFSRRRVELLRAVDWSTLLFFASMFVLMAAVWNSGFIQTILPSEISSIPVLFASAVIVSQFISNVPFVALVLPLLEGSGIPLYMTLVAGCTAAGSLTIIGAASTVIILQHAEKNGKTFSFLEFFRMGLPMTLVAAAVYIGWIFCIGLLMG